The Corvus moneduloides isolate bCorMon1 chromosome 28, bCorMon1.pri, whole genome shotgun sequence genome contains a region encoding:
- the TMEM259 gene encoding membralin isoform X2 — protein sequence MSENQPNANNHHPANNAGAAGGNNRGVRNPNLNQNPLINVRDRLFHALFFKMAVTYARLFPPSFRRVFEFFVLLKALFVLFILAYIHIAFSRSPINCLEHVRDKWPRDGILRVEIQRNSSRAPIFLQFCGVEKFPGMVVESTTEEEEEEEEEMTVDMFENSSIKFELDIEPKVFLKPSRVSSTELPHNDSQEFSFSDAATKVWPQEEYIVEYSLEYGFLRLSQSTRQRLSIPVMVVTLDPTRDQCFGDRFSRLLLDEFLGYDDILMSSVKALAENEENKGFLRNVVSGEHYRFVSMWMARTSYLAAFVIMVIFTLSVSMLLRYSHHQIFVFIVDLLQMLEMNMTIAFPAAPLLTVILALVGMEAIMSEFFNDTTTAFYIILIVWLADQYDAICCHTNTSKRHWLRFFYLYHFAFYAYHYRFNGQYSSLALVTSWLFIQHSMIYFFHHYELPAILQQIRIQEMLLQNQQVGQGTQTTLQDNLNNNTTAAPVEAGGRRALLAAGPPGEGSSPAALTPGEASSVIAAAASVGSDLNWVAETAAIVTEASFLSDLSTTLLEPTMVHEAVANGTPQEVATASGLVARIRVSSDHPETAVGSITIEVTSKSVVAAADAPPAAGAALQEGAGPSPSLPKQTEALEGSDSRAKPSGKNCMGSSSVAEPLPASGGDSDQDRGFEDRGESSPCPAPAERTPSSEPSSRNLS from the exons ATGTCCGAGAACCAGCCGAACGCCAACAACCACCACCCGGCCAACAAcgccggggccgccggcggCAACAACCGGGGTGTCCGCAACCCCAACCTCAACCAGAACCCCCTGATCAACGTGCGCGACCGCCTCTTCCACGCGCTGTTCTTCAAGATGGCAGTGACCTACGCGcgcctcttccctccctccttccgCCGCGTCTTCGAGTTCTTCGTTCTCCTCAAG GCTCTCTTCGTGCTCTTCATCCTGGCCTACATCCACATCGCCTTCTCCCGCTCGCCCATCAACTGCCTGGAGCACGTGCGGGATAAGTGGCCCCGCGACGGCATCTTGCGGGTGGAAATCCAGCGCAACTCCAGCCGGGCCCCCATCTTCCTGCAGTTCTGTGGGGTCGAGAAGTTCCCAGGAATGGTGGTGGAGTCCACgactgaggaagaggaggaggaagaggaagaaatgacTGTGGATATGTTTGAAAACAGCTCCATCAAG TTTGAGCTGGATATTGAGCCCAAGGTGTTCCTCAAGCCATCCCGAgtgagcagcactgagctgccaCACAACGACAGCCAGGAGTTCTCGTTTAGTGACGCAGCCACTAAAG TGTGGCCACAGGAAGAGTACATTGTGGAATACTCTCTGGAATACGGCTTCCTGCGCCTGTCCCAGAGCACGCGGCAGCGCCTCAGCATCCCCGTCATGGTGGTGACCCTTG ATCCTACCAGGGATCAGTGCTTTGGGGACAGGTTCAGCCGCCTGCTGCTGGATGAGTTCCTGGGCTATGATGATATCCTGATGTCGAGTGTCAAAGCTTTAGCTGAAAACGAGGAAAACAAAG GTTTCCTTCGCAATGTGGTGTCCGGGGAGCACTATCGCTTTGTCAGCATGTGGATGGCCAGGACGTCCTACCTGGCAGCCTTTGTCATCATGGTCATCTTT ACTCTCTCTGTCTCGATGCTGCTGCGCTACTCACACCATCAGATCTTTGTCTTCATTG TTGACCTGTTACAGATGCTGGAGATGAACATGACCATTGCgttccctgctgctccactcCTCACTGTCATCCTGGCTCTGGTCG gtaTGGAGGCCATAATGTCCGAGTTCTTCAATGACACCACGACCGCGTTCTACATCATCCTCATCGTGTGGCTGGCGGACCAGTACGACGCGATCTGCTGCCACACCAACACCAGCAAGAGGCACTGGCTCAG ATTCTTCTACTTGTACCACTTTGCCTTCTATGCCTACCACTACCGCTTCAACGGGCAGTACAGCAGCCTGGCACTTGTCACCTCCTGGCTCTTCATCCAG CACTCGATGATTTACTTCTTCCACCACTATGAGCTGCCAGCCATCCTGCAGCAGATCCGGatccaggagatgctgctgcagaaCCAGCAGGTCGGGCAGGGCACCCAGACCACGCTGCAGGACAACCTCAACAACAACACCACAGCTGCCCCAGTCGAGGCCGGGGGCCGCCGAGCCCTGCTGGCCGCCGGGCcccctggggagggcagcagtCCGGCCGCCCTGACCCCCGGCGAGGCCTCCAGCGTcatcgccgccgccgcctctgTGGGCAGCGACCTGAACTGGGTGGCCGAGACAGCCGCGATCGTGACAGAGGCCTCGTTTCTGTCTGACCTGAGCACAACCCTCCTGGAGCCCACCATGGTGCACGAAGCCGTGGCCAACGGGACCCCTCAGGAGGTGGCCACGGCCTCCGGGTTGGTTGCCCGCATCAGGGTCAGCAGCGACCACCCGGAGACAGCCGTGGGCTCCATCACCATTGAGGTCACCTCAAAGTCCGTGGTGGCCGCAGCAGATgctcccccagctgctggggctgcgcTGCAGGAGGGGGCGGgccccagcccctcccttcccaagCAGACTGAGGCTCTGGAGGGCTCAGACAGCCGAGCAAAACCCAGTGGCAAGAACtgcatgggcagcagcagcgtgGCAGAGCCCCTGCCAGCCTCGGGGGGGGACAGCGACCAGGACAGAGGTTTTGAGGATCGAGGggagagcagcccctgcccagcaccagcagagagAACACCCAGCTCAGAGCCAAGCTCCAGGAACCTGTCCTGA
- the TMEM259 gene encoding membralin isoform X1, which yields MSENQPNANNHHPANNAGAAGGNNRGVRNPNLNQNPLINVRDRLFHALFFKMAVTYARLFPPSFRRVFEFFVLLKALFVLFILAYIHIAFSRSPINCLEHVRDKWPRDGILRVEIQRNSSRAPIFLQFCGVEKFPGMVVESTTEEEEEEEEEMTVDMFENSSIKFELDIEPKVFLKPSRVSSTELPHNDSQEFSFSDAATKGMQPLRETVSEFEMLARAVWPQEEYIVEYSLEYGFLRLSQSTRQRLSIPVMVVTLDPTRDQCFGDRFSRLLLDEFLGYDDILMSSVKALAENEENKGFLRNVVSGEHYRFVSMWMARTSYLAAFVIMVIFTLSVSMLLRYSHHQIFVFIVDLLQMLEMNMTIAFPAAPLLTVILALVGMEAIMSEFFNDTTTAFYIILIVWLADQYDAICCHTNTSKRHWLRFFYLYHFAFYAYHYRFNGQYSSLALVTSWLFIQHSMIYFFHHYELPAILQQIRIQEMLLQNQQVGQGTQTTLQDNLNNNTTAAPVEAGGRRALLAAGPPGEGSSPAALTPGEASSVIAAAASVGSDLNWVAETAAIVTEASFLSDLSTTLLEPTMVHEAVANGTPQEVATASGLVARIRVSSDHPETAVGSITIEVTSKSVVAAADAPPAAGAALQEGAGPSPSLPKQTEALEGSDSRAKPSGKNCMGSSSVAEPLPASGGDSDQDRGFEDRGESSPCPAPAERTPSSEPSSRNLS from the exons ATGTCCGAGAACCAGCCGAACGCCAACAACCACCACCCGGCCAACAAcgccggggccgccggcggCAACAACCGGGGTGTCCGCAACCCCAACCTCAACCAGAACCCCCTGATCAACGTGCGCGACCGCCTCTTCCACGCGCTGTTCTTCAAGATGGCAGTGACCTACGCGcgcctcttccctccctccttccgCCGCGTCTTCGAGTTCTTCGTTCTCCTCAAG GCTCTCTTCGTGCTCTTCATCCTGGCCTACATCCACATCGCCTTCTCCCGCTCGCCCATCAACTGCCTGGAGCACGTGCGGGATAAGTGGCCCCGCGACGGCATCTTGCGGGTGGAAATCCAGCGCAACTCCAGCCGGGCCCCCATCTTCCTGCAGTTCTGTGGGGTCGAGAAGTTCCCAGGAATGGTGGTGGAGTCCACgactgaggaagaggaggaggaagaggaagaaatgacTGTGGATATGTTTGAAAACAGCTCCATCAAG TTTGAGCTGGATATTGAGCCCAAGGTGTTCCTCAAGCCATCCCGAgtgagcagcactgagctgccaCACAACGACAGCCAGGAGTTCTCGTTTAGTGACGCAGCCACTAAAGGTATGCAGCCTCTGCGGGAGACTGTGTCCGAGTTTGAGATGCTAGCCCGAGCAG TGTGGCCACAGGAAGAGTACATTGTGGAATACTCTCTGGAATACGGCTTCCTGCGCCTGTCCCAGAGCACGCGGCAGCGCCTCAGCATCCCCGTCATGGTGGTGACCCTTG ATCCTACCAGGGATCAGTGCTTTGGGGACAGGTTCAGCCGCCTGCTGCTGGATGAGTTCCTGGGCTATGATGATATCCTGATGTCGAGTGTCAAAGCTTTAGCTGAAAACGAGGAAAACAAAG GTTTCCTTCGCAATGTGGTGTCCGGGGAGCACTATCGCTTTGTCAGCATGTGGATGGCCAGGACGTCCTACCTGGCAGCCTTTGTCATCATGGTCATCTTT ACTCTCTCTGTCTCGATGCTGCTGCGCTACTCACACCATCAGATCTTTGTCTTCATTG TTGACCTGTTACAGATGCTGGAGATGAACATGACCATTGCgttccctgctgctccactcCTCACTGTCATCCTGGCTCTGGTCG gtaTGGAGGCCATAATGTCCGAGTTCTTCAATGACACCACGACCGCGTTCTACATCATCCTCATCGTGTGGCTGGCGGACCAGTACGACGCGATCTGCTGCCACACCAACACCAGCAAGAGGCACTGGCTCAG ATTCTTCTACTTGTACCACTTTGCCTTCTATGCCTACCACTACCGCTTCAACGGGCAGTACAGCAGCCTGGCACTTGTCACCTCCTGGCTCTTCATCCAG CACTCGATGATTTACTTCTTCCACCACTATGAGCTGCCAGCCATCCTGCAGCAGATCCGGatccaggagatgctgctgcagaaCCAGCAGGTCGGGCAGGGCACCCAGACCACGCTGCAGGACAACCTCAACAACAACACCACAGCTGCCCCAGTCGAGGCCGGGGGCCGCCGAGCCCTGCTGGCCGCCGGGCcccctggggagggcagcagtCCGGCCGCCCTGACCCCCGGCGAGGCCTCCAGCGTcatcgccgccgccgcctctgTGGGCAGCGACCTGAACTGGGTGGCCGAGACAGCCGCGATCGTGACAGAGGCCTCGTTTCTGTCTGACCTGAGCACAACCCTCCTGGAGCCCACCATGGTGCACGAAGCCGTGGCCAACGGGACCCCTCAGGAGGTGGCCACGGCCTCCGGGTTGGTTGCCCGCATCAGGGTCAGCAGCGACCACCCGGAGACAGCCGTGGGCTCCATCACCATTGAGGTCACCTCAAAGTCCGTGGTGGCCGCAGCAGATgctcccccagctgctggggctgcgcTGCAGGAGGGGGCGGgccccagcccctcccttcccaagCAGACTGAGGCTCTGGAGGGCTCAGACAGCCGAGCAAAACCCAGTGGCAAGAACtgcatgggcagcagcagcgtgGCAGAGCCCCTGCCAGCCTCGGGGGGGGACAGCGACCAGGACAGAGGTTTTGAGGATCGAGGggagagcagcccctgcccagcaccagcagagagAACACCCAGCTCAGAGCCAAGCTCCAGGAACCTGTCCTGA